In the genome of Zobellia nedashkovskayae, the window GATTTAAAAGTTGAAGTATTTGGAACACAGTTCCATGTAAGTACAAGGGATAATAAGACCGGAGTTCTTTTAGATGAAGGTTCTATCGAACTTTTATTGGACAATGGAACCACCCAAAAAATGATACCGGGTGAGTTGGTGTCCTATTCCAAAGAAGATAAAGCTATAACGCATGACAAAGTAACCCAAGAGCTATCATACTCTTTATGGCGGGAAGGAACTTATATTTTTAATAACACTACGGTATACGAGGTTATGAAAAACATAGAACAGGCATATGGAATGGAAACCGAATTCATTGACGAAGAACTTAAAGACCAAAAACTAACCGGGGGAATCCCCAATCAAAATCTCAAAATTTGTTTGTCAGCAATAGAAAAATCGACAGGGACGAGAATTGTCATAAAAGGCAAGAGACTACTAATCTTCAAGAACTAACTAAAAATTAAATGATTATTATGAGAAAAACTATTTTGAAAACACTGTTAACTGCAAGTCTAGCGATAGGAACTGTGCAGGTTCAGGCATCAGAAAACAACATTACCATGGAGGTGGAAGAGAATGTTGCTCTGTCCGATTTTCTTACCGATATAAGCAAAAAGCATAAAGTCTACTTTACTTATAATGCCAGTCTTATATCCGGAGAAAACTTAGATCCTGAAGAATATAGATATAGTAAACTAAATAAAATCATAAGCAAACTTGAAAGTAAAACAAGTTTCGATTTTGAGTATTTAGGAAACAACTATTATGTGGTTTACCACAAGAAAGCAGAGAAAGTTAAACTTAACAAACTTTCTCTTAACACTTTAAGTTACAGTACGGTAAAAGATTTATCCATATTACAACAATCAATAACCGGTAATATTAAAGATCAAGATGGTAATCCATTAGCAGGTGTTAACGTTGTTGAAAAAGGCACGACTAATGGAACTACATCTGATTTTGATGGTAACTATACTATTGATGCCGCAGCAGATGCGACTTTGGTATTTAGTTATATCGGTTTTCCTACCAAGGAAAAAAAGGTAGACGGCAAATCTGTTGTTAATGTATCACTTAGTGAAGGTGTACAATTAGAAGAGTTTATTGTTGTTGGTTCAAGAACTGCACCAAGAAGTAATACAGATACGCCTTTACCAGTGGATGTTGTTGGCGTAAAGGAATTGACTTCTACCGGTCAAGCAACTTTTGATAAAGCTTTGCAATACAGAATTCCATCATTTAACACCGTTCAAACACCGGTAAACGATGCAACTTCTTTACTAGATCCTTATGAAATTCGTAACATGGGGCCAAGTAGAACTTTGATTCTTATTAACGGTAAACGTAAAAACTTAAGCGCCTTGCTTTATACACAAACCTCTCCAGGACGTGGCGAAACAGGCGCTGATATTTCTGCAATACCTACAGATGCAATCAAAAGAGTAGAGATTCTAAGAGATGGTGCTTCTGCTCAATACGGTTCTGATGCCATTGCAGGTGTAATGAATATTATCTTAAAAGACACCCCTAATGAAGGTTCTGCTACAATTCGTACGGGCATTACTTCAGAAGGTGACGGAGAGATGTTTGGTGTTGCTGCTAACAATGGGTCTACTATTGGAGACGATAAAGGTTTTATAAATTATACCATTGATTTATCAAAAGTAAACCAAGCGAACAGACCAGGTACGGTAAATGCAGCTGGTGAGGCGGCTGATTTTGGCGCTGATATTGCAGATGTACAGGAGTTCTTATCTAGAAGACCTGATGCCGGAAATATAAATGGTTCACCAGAAACTGCTGCAGCTAAATTCTCAGTAAACTTAGGTTATGACTTAAGTGAAAACACTTCATTATATGGTAATGCAGCTTATGTCTACAAAGCCGTAAATAGTTTTGCTAATTATAGGACACCGTATTGGAGGACTGTAGATGATTACCCTTATTTGGCTGATTTTTTCCCTGGAAACAATCCAAACACAGCTGGAGGTTATGATGGTTATGTTCCTACTTTTGAAGGTTTATTAAGTGATTACAATGCTACAATAGGTTTCAAATCAACTATTAATGATTGGAATATTGATGCAAGTTTTACAACCGGTGGTAACTTACAAACCTATAAAGTAAATGACACTCATAATAGAAACATCGTATATTCTCCATCAGTATTTATAGATGCTAATGGTAATGGCTCGGTTGATGACGGTGAAATAACAGAAGGTTCTGAACTATACAGAGAAAATAGTCAACAATCTTTTGATCCAGGAGGAACTAAATTTTCTCATAATGTAGGTAACATTGATATTTCAAGGTTGCTTTCTGATAAAATTAGTATTGGTTTTGGTGCTGAGTTTAGAACAGAAACTTTTGAAATCATAGAAGGAGAATTAGCTTCTTACGATGGTGGTGGTGCAGATTCTTTTGCTGGAGCCTCTCCTCAAAACTCAGGAAAATTCAATCGCTACAATATTGGTGGCTACTTGAGTTTAGATTACGATGTAACCGATGCCTTCTTGCTAAGTGGTACTATTAGAACAGAAAACTATTCTGATTTTGGTAATGCTTTTGTTTACAAGTTCAGTACCCGTTACAAAGTAGCTGATGCGTTTACTTTAAGAGGTTCAATTTCTTCAGGTTTTAGAGCTCCTACCTTACACCAAATTTATACCCAAAAAGCGCAGTATAGTTTTGTGCCAGGACAAGGTATTCAAGTAGGTGGTTTAATTAACAACGTATCTACACAAGCTAAACTTCTAGGTATACCGCAATTAGATGCTGAAACGTCTACCAACTTCACCATTGGTTTTGGTGGTAAATTAGGTAATAAATTCAGCTATACTTTTGATTACTACAATATTGCTGTAGAAGATAGAATTGTGTTAGGAAATGAAATTGGAGGTAGTGGTGATCCTACTAACCCATTAGATATTCTTTTAGCAAGCAATAACTTAAGTGATGTTAGCTTTTTCTCTAACGCTATTGATACAAAAACTTCTGGTGTAGATGTTGTTCTTGCCTACAAAGGTATTGCGCTTGGAGCAGGTAGTCTAGATTTAAATTTATCTGGAAACTATACGATTCAAAACGAACTTGATGGCCCTGTTAAGGATATTGATTTAGTAGCCAATTCAGGTCAGTCTGTTGTAAACGGTACTCAAGAGGCTTTGTTCTTTACTTCGCGTCCGGAAACAAAGTGGATTTTTGGAATTAACTACGATATCAACAAATTCGGTTTCTCTTTGAATAATACGTATTTCGGAAAGACTAAATTCCAACAACAAGGTTTAGATGAGAATTTATTTACTGAGTTTACACCAAACGTTGTAACTGACTTGGGAATCAATTTTAATGCGACTGAAAAATTTACGATTGCATTAAATGTCAACAACATATTTGATGTGTTGCCTGAGTGGAGTTTTCAATCTAAAAACGCTGCAGGTAATGCTATTCTTGCTGACCCAGCACAGGTTCAAAACCAGTCTAATCTAATTACTTTCAACCAAAGATATTCTCAAATGACTTATGATGGTTACCATTTTAGTCAATTAGGAACGATGTTTAACTTATCGTTAAACTATAAGTTCTAAGATTTGAGTTTAAGTGTATTTTTGTTTTAGCTAAAGCTGCCTGTAACCAGGCAGCTTTTTTTATTCAGGTAATTCAAAATAGAATATTCAAAGTGTTTGGCTTTGGTTATAAGAATTTATTTCTATGAATACTGGCATAAATACTCATTGCATAAATGAGTCCACACAAGATTATATTAGAGTAAAGACACTTTTGATTCATATGAGGCTAACATATGTTATGACAGCTTCTAAATCCTTGAATAAACAACCAAAATAGGGAAACAAAAAACCCGGGCAATGCCCAGGTTTTTATTCAATGTCTTTCGACTGAAAAATTATTTTGATATCCTAACCGTCAGGATGCATGAATTTTTGCTTAGCCAATAAGGTTTCTTCGGACTCTACATGATCCTCATCTGGAACACAACAGTCTACTGGGCATACCGCCGCACACTGTGGTTCTTCATGAAAGCCCATACATTCCGTACACTTATCTGGTGAAATATAATATATTTCATCACTGATAGGTTCTTGTACCTCGTCCGCATTCACCGATTTTCCATTTGGAAGTACAACATCACCTTCTAAAGAGGTGCCATCATTGTAACGCCATTCATCGGCTCCTTCGTAAATTGCAGTGTTCGGACATTCCGGCTCACAAGCTCCGCAATTAATACATTCATCCGTTATAACTATTGCCATATTATTTTTATTAAGCTGAACAGCCTTTAACCCGTTCGTTATATTTCATTTTAATCGTGAAAGCAAAAATCAATTCAGTATTCTTACTTTTGCACAAAGGTACTTCGGAATACAATTTTGAACAAATATATGAACGACCATCACAAAACTTTTATTGCATTTGTTAAACTCGGCCACTTTCTTAGAGAGTTTGTTACATTGGAAACACCAAATGACGAATGGTCTATTAAATTAGACGAAGCTATCATTCTTTCCAAACACAAAAATGGTTGGTTTACTCGAGAAAATGTCACCCATGCCATAAAAAGTTGGGGAGAATTACTAACGGAAGAACAACTTTCTGCTTGGTTGGAGCCCTATAATTTGAGTCAGAATAAACCAAAAATCGTGGCATTGATCATGGCAGGAAATATTCCGCTCGTTGGTTTTCATGATTTATTATGTGTACTTATTACCGGTAATAAGGTGTTTGCGAAACTATCCTCTAATGACAATGCACTCATCTTATTCATAAAGGATTACCTCTCTTCTATTGAACCTACTTTTGAAGATACTATTGAAATTGCAGAGGGTAAAATGGAAGGTTTTGATGCCGTTATAGCTACAGGGAGTAATAACACTTCTCGTTATTTTGAACACTACTTTAGCAAAGTACCCAACATCATCAGAAAAAATAGAAACTCTATTTCAGTATTGACCGGAAACGAGTCAAAAGAACAATTAAATGCTCTAGGTGAGGATATCTTTAGATATTATGGACTAGGATGCCGTAGCGTTAGCAAAGTTTTTGTCCCCAAATCATATGATTTTGACAGCCTTTTTAAAGCAGTTTACTCCTATCATCCTATTGTAGACCATGTAAAATACGCTAATAATTACGATTATAACAAAGCGGTTTACCTCATGTCAGAATTTAAAATACTAGATAATGGCTTCTTGATTCTCAAAGAAGACAAAAGCTATTCCTCCCCTATCGCTTCCTTGTTTTATGAGCGCTATGAGAGTTTAGATGATTTAAAAGAACGCCTTACTGCAGATGCCAATGAGCTACAATGTATTGTTGGTGAAAACATTTTTGAGGGAGAAATAGCCTTCGGACAGACCCAACAACCTTCGCTTACGGACTATGCAGATAATGTAGACACTGTTGACTTCCTGTTAAGAACCTAATAGAATTTTTTGTTAATACTAACCCTGTTTACCCTTAAATTCAAGACCTTTACCACTTAATTTTTTTACAATTCTTATGAAAAAACATAATTTTAGTGCCGGACCTAGCATACTGCCACAGGAAGTTTTATTAAAATCTTCTGAAGCCATAATGGACTTTAACGGTTCTGGACTTTCCCTTATAGAGATTTCTCATAGAAGCAAAGACTTTGTAGAAGTCATTGAAAATGCTCGTAGCCTTGCTCTTGAGCTTTTAGGTCTTGAAGGAAAAGGCTATACGGCACTCTTTCTTCAAGGCGGCGCCAGTATGCAATTTTTAATGGCGGCCTATAACCTTTTAGAAAAAAAAGCGGGATACCTTAATACAGGTACTTGGAGCGAAAAAGCAATTAATGAAGCTAAATTGTTTGGTGATATTGTTGAAGTAGGCTCTTCTAAAGACGAAAATTTCAATTACATACCAAAAGGATATTCAGTCCCTGAAGACCTTGATTATCTTCACGTTACCTCTAACAATACGATTTTTGGTACGCAGATGAAAAAATTTCCAATGACTAATGTGCCGTTGATATGTGATATGAGTTCTGATATCTTCTCCCGTCAAATGGATTTTTCTCAATTTGATTTGATTTATGCTGGGGCGCAGAAAAATATGGGGCCCGCAGGAACAACCCTCGTAGTCGTAAAAGAGGATATATTAGGAAAAGTATCTAGAAAGATTCCTAGTATGTTAGATTACCAAGTACATATTTCAAAAGACAGTATGTTCAATACACCTCCTGTTTTTGCTGTGTATACTTCTATGCTAACCTTAGAATGGTTAAAAAATCTTGGTGGCATTGCTGCTATTGAAGAAATTAACGAGAAGAAAGCTCGATTAATTTATTCTGAAATTGATTTGAACCCTGTTTTTAAAGGATTTGCTAAAACAGAGGATAGATCAATCATGAATGCTACTTTCAATTTGGCCAATGACAAATTAAAAGAAACCTTTGATGCCCAATGTAAAGAAGCTGGTATTAATGGTATTAACGGTCACCGTTCCGTTGGTGGATACCGCGCTTCTATGTACAACGCCCTATCATTAGAAAGTGTTGGCGTCTTGGTAGATATCATGAGCGAAATGGAAAGAAAAGGGTAAAGCTACTTTTTTACCTTGATTCAATAAACAATAAAAAATGCATCCGTTGGCACACTGCTAACGGATTCATTTTAAGCAATAGCAACACTAATAAATTTTCCGAATAGAATGAAGATACTTGCAAATGATGGAATTGCCCAATCGGGTATTAAAGCGCTAGAAAACGCAGGTTTTGAAGTGCTAACTACTACAGTAGCCCAAGAGCAATTACAAAATTTCATAAATGAAAACGAAATAACCGGATTATTGGTACGAGGTGCCACACAAGTAAGAAAAGATCTTATTGACAATTGCCCTAGCCTTAGACTTGTTGGGAGAGGTGGTGTTGGCATGGATAATATTGATGTGGAATACGCCGAGAAAAAAGGTTTATTTGTCATTAATACTCCTGAAGCATCTTCGTCATCGGTGGCAGAGCTTGTTTTTGCCCACCTTTTTGGAGGCGTTCGCTATTTGCACGATGCTAACAGAAACATGCCACTTGAAGGCGATAGTAACTTCAAAAAGTTGAAAAAGTCATACGGATCAGGAACGGAGCTTCGCGGAAAAACTTTGGGGATTATCGGTTTTGGGAGAATAGGACAAGCTACGGCTAAAATAGCTTTGGGTATTGGTATGAAAGTTATTTATCATGATCCTTACTTAGAAAATACTTCTCTTGAAGTTTCTTTTTTTGATGGGCAATCGGTAACATTCAATTTTGAATCACAAGCCAAAGAAGAATTGGTGTCCACTTCGGATTTTATCACCCTTCATGTTCCCGCTCAAAAGAACTATATTCTTGGGAAAGAAGAATTTGAATTGATGAAGCCTGGTGTTGGTATTATAAATGCTGCCAGAGGGGGTGTTTTAGATGAAGTTGCTCTTGTTGATGCTTTGGAGAATGGCAATGTTATTTTTGCCGGTCTTGATGTTTATGAATCTGAACCTAAACCAGAAATCAGAATACTTATGCATCCTAATATCTCATTAACACCACATATTGGTGCCGCTACTGCAGAAGCGCAAAACAGAATAGGAATGGAATTAGCAGAACAAATCATTACCCTTTTAAAATAGTCCATATACAATACCTTTAAGAAAACCTCGTTGAACAATTTACTGTTTAGCGAGGTTTTTTATATAGCCTCAGTAAACAATAGAAATTTTTATCATTCAATTAAATATGTTTTTTTTGATAACTCTTTACTAATCAAAAGAATATATTAATCGGATTAAGTTGAGTCATTTTAAGGGTTCTTTTCCCTATTTCTCATTTTTGACAGAAACTTTTTCGTAAATTGTTAAACAAACATAAACCATTAAATATTATGTCAGGATTATTAGACCTATTAGGCAGCCCAATGGGCAAACAATTAATAAGTGGCGTAGCCAGCCAGACCGGTAATTCTACCGATCAAACAGGTAGCGTATTAAGTATGGCCTTGCCAATCTTAATGGGAGCCATGAAAAAGAATGCAGCTTCACCAGAAGGTGCACAAGGATTAATGAGTGCGCTTTCGGGAAAACATGACGGAGGCATATTAGACAACCTTGGTGGGCTTTTTAGCGGTGGCGTAGACCAATCTGTTATGGACGATGGTGCAGGTATATTAGGTCACGTTCTAGGTGGTAAGCAAGCAACTGTAGAAAATGCATTAAGTCAAAAATCCGGAATGGACGCAGGTTCTGTTGCTACCATATTAAAAGTGGCCGCTCCTATTCTTTTAGGATTTTTAGGTAAACAATCAAAAGAACAGAATATTAGCGATTCTAATGGAATTGGTAATCTCCTTGGCAGCTTTATGGGCGGTGGCGACTCTGGTAACCAACAACAGTCCCTAATTGAATCTTTTTTAGACTCTGATGGTGACGGTAGTATTCTTGATGACGTTGCCTCTATGGCCCTTGGTGGCAATAAAGGTGGCATTGGCGGCCTTTTAGGAGGTCTTTTTGGAAAGTAAAAACTAGATTGTTAAATAGCATACTTAAGCCACTTGTTAATTCAAGTGGCTTTTTTTTGTAAATTGTATAACAGTCGTTGCGATACTACTAAGAATCAGATTATGAAAAAGATATATTTAGTTTTAGGAACACTTAGCTTTTTTACCTTGTTGATCGCTAGTAGTTGTTCTAGCGCAAAAGAAGTTGTTGCTATTTCTGATGAAGAAAAAGTCGCCTTTCAGCAAAAGGAAAGAGACACCATTACAATTGCTAGCGATGCCACAGAATATGAGATTATAATCATTGAACCAGGATTTAATTTTTGGTTACAGAGTATCGCAAAACCACGTAATTATTATTCACAGTCGTACATGGAAAATCGGAATCAGATTTTTGTTGTCAATTACAACCAAAAGGTAATGCAGCCTATGCGTTACGACCCTAATCTTTACGAGCAACAAATCAATTATGAACCTAACATAGATTATGGTTATGAAGTGAATTATAAGCTCTATAATTACTTTATTTATTTCCAACGAAAATACAATCAGCGCTTGGGGCCTTTTGTACCAAGAATTTGATTGCCTATATTTGCTTAGATACAAGTTATGAAAAAATTAAAACAACGCTGGGGAATAGACTCTAATCTTCAGTTAGCCGTCATTTTTTTAGTCTTTGCTATTACTGGCTCCACTGCCACTAAACTAGCTGCGCCCGTTACCGCATTTATCGGTCTTGATAGCGAAACAACTAATGCCTGGATATATTGGACTTTTCGCATTCTGCTCATATTCCCAATTTACCAAGTGCTTTTAGTGGCATTTGGATGGCTTTTTGGTCAGTTTCAGTTCTTCTGGAATTTTGAGAAGAAAATGATAAACAGACTCGGTCTGGGGTTTCTTCTTAAATAATTTATCCATTCTTTTTTAAAGGCCATGGCGTTGTTTTATAATTTTGCCACATGAATAAAATTACCGGTATTTTAATTTCATTAACCTCTATTTTGCTGGTAACTTGTCTTCTCATCCCTTCATTAGCTAAGTTTGCGCACGCACTAAACGAACATCATTCTGAAGAATGTACAGATGCAAACAGGCTGCATGTTCATGAAGCTGAACTAGATTGTGATTTTCAAAAGTTTCAATTATCACCTCAATTTGCTCAATTTACAATCACTTTCAATCAGTATAAACATGCCCTAATAAAAGAAGGTATTACTAATTTTTATTTCTTTTTAAGTAAGTACCAAAAACTTCAATTTATTCTTAGGGGACCTCCCTATCTTTCATAATTACTTTGACTTACAATATCTTTATTTAAGTATCACTTTAAACTACATGCATTATGAAACGTATCATAAATGTGTTACTTTTTACAATGTTGGGCACTTTTTTACAGGCTCAAAATTCTATATCAGGAACAATTACAGATAAAATAGACCAAGCTACTTTATTTGGCGCAGAAGTTTATTTTCCTCAATTGGAAAAGGGCACCGTAACCGACGAAAATGGATATTATGAATTGAAAAATTTACCTACAGGGAGCTATAAATTAATAATATCCCATATTGGGTTCCTAACTTCATCACAGTCCATTGTGATTACCGATGGCAACACCTCTTTTAATGCTCAATTGACGCCTAGCGCCATAGAAATGGAAGAAATTATTGTTTCAACCCCATTCCACAAATTACAGCGTGAAAATGTTATGAAGGTCGAAAGAGCTGATATGAAAGATTTAAAAGCCCAAGGTGCAGTTACGTTGAGCGAAGGAATAACTAATGTTCCAGGGGTTGAAAGTGTCTCCACAGGGCTAGGAATAGGCAAACCGGTCATAAGAGGATTAAGCTCCAACCGGGTTTTGGTATATGCACAAGGTATTCGTCTTGAAAATCAGCAGTTTGGTGACGAGCACGGTCTTGGTATAAGCGATGCGGGTATTGAGAGTGTAGAAGTTATAAAAGGACCCGCTTCCCTACTTTACGGCTCCGATGCACTAGGTGGCGTATTATATCTGAATCCGGAAAAATTTGCTTTACCAAATAAAACCGAAGGCGATGTAAACCTTACTTATTTTTCAAATACCGAGGGAATAAATGCCAATGCCGGATTTAAAACCTCTGGAGAAAAATTCAAGTTTATGTTACGAGGAAGCACGGCAAGTCATACGGATTATCACACAGGAGATGATGTAACGGTTACCAACTCCAGGTTTCAAGAACAAGATATTAAAACAGGCGTAGCTTACCAAGGAACCAGCTTTAAAACGGAGCTTAGGTACAACTATAATTATTTGAAATTAGGTATTCCCGAAGAAATTGGTGAGCAAACGAATGACCGCACTCCCCTTTCTCCTTATGAATCTATAGATAATCATATATTAAGTTCAAAAACCAATATTTTCTTTGGCAAATCTAGTTTAGAGACTACTCTAGGCTATACTTTTAATACTAGAAAGGAATTTGAGGAAGGTGAAGATGAAGCTGCTTTAGACATGAATTTGGCCACCTTCAACTATAATCTTCTATATCACCTGCCAAAATGGGGGAATTGGGAAACTATAGTTGGAGCACAAGGTATGCACCAAACTAATTCAAATTTTGGCGAAGAGGCCCTTATTCCTGATGCGACCACCAATGATATAGGTTTTTTAGCTACTTCTCACCTCCATTTTGAGAACAATAGCGATATGCAATTTGGAATTCGCTATGACCGTCGTGCATTAGATGGAGAGGAAAATGGAATTTCTGGTGAAGAAGGTTATATATCACCTATTGACCAGAGCTACAACAGTTTTAATGCCGCATTGGGCTACAAACTTGAACTCTTAAAAAAGCTAACAGGCAGAATAAACCTAGCATCAGGTTTCAGAGCTCCTAATTTGGCCGAATTGACTTCTAATGGGGTTCACGAAGGTACTAACCGCTATGAAATTGGTAATGCCGATTTAAGCAACGAGCAGAACCTTCAGACTGATATCTCAATAGAATACAAGAACGAGCACATGGAGTTTTATGTGAACGGATTCTATAATTCCGTGAACGACTTTATTTTCATTCAGTCTAACGGACAGACTATTGAGGAAAATGAAGTTTTTCTATACCAACAACAAGATGCTAAATTATACGGTGGAGAAATAGGACTTCATATTCACCCGCACCCATTAGATTGGCTACATATTGAAAGTAGCTTTGAAACGGTTACCGGAAAACTAAAAGATGATACCTATTTGCCTTTAATCCCCGCGAATTCGCTTACCAATACTTTACGAACAGAATTTACAAAAACAAATAACCGGCTAGAAAGCAGCTATGCATTTATCACCTTAAAATCAGTGTTTAAACAGAATAATATAAGTGGATTTGAACTAGCTTCGGATGGATACAACCTACTAAATATAGGGCTTGGAGGAACAACTTTATTGTTTAATCATCCTATAGACATTCGTTTAAGCGGAAACAACATCCTTAATACGGATTATATTTCGCACTTATCTAGGTTAAAAGGCGATGGCATATCTAATATTGGTAGGAATATCAATTTAGGGGTGAGCATTCCTCTTTAAAATTAAACTCACCTACTACTAAGCCGCAAGTCAACTAGAAAAACTACTATTTGCTTGCGGTTTTATTTTTTTCCTTAAAATGAAAACCATGAACAAGTTGGCCAAAAAATCCTTTAGGCATTTTATCATCACCTTCGTAACCTAATGGGACCAAACCACTGTCTTCGGGGATATAGTCGGTTTTAAAAATATAATCCCAGAGACTTAAGCTAATACCGTAATTTACACCATTCTTCTTTCCTTCCGGAAGCTCATAAGCATGGTGGTACAAATGCATGACCGGGTTATTGAAAATATACTTTAACGGGCCCCAAGTTAGTTTAATGTTCGAATGATTAAGATGCCCTATTGCTATAGCAAAAAAATGAACGATATAAGCCTGCTCAGGCTCAAACCCTCCCAATACCATTACCGCAAAAGTTTTAAGAGGTTTGTAAAATAAATTCTCCATCCAATGGTAACGCATATGGGCTGCAAAACCCATTTCTTTTACACTATGATGAACCTTATGAAACTCCCATAAAAAAGCATACCTATGAAGCAGCATATGAGTAAACCATTGCACAAAATCCAGCAGCACAAAAAAGACTGTTAACTGCAAGATTGGAGGCCATTCATGCAGGTTAATAAGCGCTAAAGCATCAGATGGCATTCCAATGTCTAAAAACATCAATTCCAATAACTTATAAAATCCACTTATTGCAAT includes:
- a CDS encoding sterol desaturase family protein, which translates into the protein MEKYFDAFLDSLLGTLNWTWKSILFDVPWYTNYFWGIIVLSALVWILEIAFPWRKNQAVFRRDFWLDAFYIFFNFFLFVIAISGFYKLLELMFLDIGMPSDALALINLHEWPPILQLTVFFVLLDFVQWFTHMLLHRYAFLWEFHKVHHSVKEMGFAAHMRYHWMENLFYKPLKTFAVMVLGGFEPEQAYIVHFFAIAIGHLNHSNIKLTWGPLKYIFNNPVMHLYHHAYELPEGKKNGVNYGISLSLWDYIFKTDYIPEDSGLVPLGYEGDDKMPKGFFGQLVHGFHFKEKNKTASK
- a CDS encoding TonB-dependent receptor, which codes for MKRIINVLLFTMLGTFLQAQNSISGTITDKIDQATLFGAEVYFPQLEKGTVTDENGYYELKNLPTGSYKLIISHIGFLTSSQSIVITDGNTSFNAQLTPSAIEMEEIIVSTPFHKLQRENVMKVERADMKDLKAQGAVTLSEGITNVPGVESVSTGLGIGKPVIRGLSSNRVLVYAQGIRLENQQFGDEHGLGISDAGIESVEVIKGPASLLYGSDALGGVLYLNPEKFALPNKTEGDVNLTYFSNTEGINANAGFKTSGEKFKFMLRGSTASHTDYHTGDDVTVTNSRFQEQDIKTGVAYQGTSFKTELRYNYNYLKLGIPEEIGEQTNDRTPLSPYESIDNHILSSKTNIFFGKSSLETTLGYTFNTRKEFEEGEDEAALDMNLATFNYNLLYHLPKWGNWETIVGAQGMHQTNSNFGEEALIPDATTNDIGFLATSHLHFENNSDMQFGIRYDRRALDGEENGISGEEGYISPIDQSYNSFNAALGYKLELLKKLTGRINLASGFRAPNLAELTSNGVHEGTNRYEIGNADLSNEQNLQTDISIEYKNEHMEFYVNGFYNSVNDFIFIQSNGQTIEENEVFLYQQQDAKLYGGEIGLHIHPHPLDWLHIESSFETVTGKLKDDTYLPLIPANSLTNTLRTEFTKTNNRLESSYAFITLKSVFKQNNISGFELASDGYNLLNIGLGGTTLLFNHPIDIRLSGNNILNTDYISHLSRLKGDGISNIGRNINLGVSIPL